The Zobellia alginiliquefaciens genome contains a region encoding:
- a CDS encoding helix-turn-helix domain-containing protein has product MKTETMLSDKVLYIRDLGNCPPAYLNDPARRDFFEIVWLYNEDALHEPQHDFQTLRGDWIYLIPPYRVHQLNKAGKNGVLISFKQELLEGDLKEFLLDVFRMFNIQGEFSCLQVNEETSKGLASVLQLLEEDYNKESINLIMIKALLKVFLLKLIHLKEQHFTMHDINEKRVYEFMLLLENNYKDERNADFYASELGISAKRLNQILKEKLDKTGVQLIHDRLILEAKRQIIHSENTIKEIAYNLGFKDHSYFSRFFKLHAEQTPQEFQSDVKRHVISHENTLYN; this is encoded by the coding sequence ATGAAAACAGAAACTATGCTCAGTGATAAAGTTTTATACATTAGAGATTTGGGCAACTGTCCTCCTGCCTATTTGAACGATCCCGCAAGAAGGGATTTCTTTGAAATTGTATGGTTGTATAATGAAGATGCGCTCCACGAGCCACAACACGACTTTCAAACTTTAAGAGGAGATTGGATATATCTTATTCCTCCTTACAGGGTACATCAATTAAATAAGGCCGGTAAGAACGGGGTATTAATTTCTTTTAAGCAAGAGCTTTTGGAAGGCGACTTAAAAGAATTTTTATTGGATGTCTTTAGAATGTTCAATATTCAAGGTGAGTTTTCTTGTTTACAGGTTAATGAGGAAACATCAAAAGGGTTGGCTTCCGTGCTCCAACTTTTAGAGGAGGATTACAACAAGGAGAGCATAAACCTTATTATGATCAAAGCGCTTTTAAAAGTATTCCTATTAAAACTAATTCACCTAAAAGAGCAGCATTTTACTATGCACGATATTAATGAAAAGCGGGTGTATGAATTTATGCTTCTGCTCGAAAATAATTATAAAGATGAGCGAAACGCCGATTTTTACGCCAGTGAATTGGGGATTAGCGCAAAGCGACTTAATCAAATATTAAAGGAGAAGCTAGACAAAACCGGTGTACAACTTATTCACGACCGTCTTATACTGGAAGCGAAACGGCAGATCATACATAGCGAAAATACCATTAAGGAAATAGCCTACAACCTTGGTTTTAAGGACCACTCTTATTTCAGTCGTTTTTTTAAACTTCATGCAGAGCAAACACCACAAGAGTTTCAAAGCGATGTAAAAAGACATGTTATTTCGCATGAGAATACCCTTTACAACTAG
- a CDS encoding Crp/Fnr family transcriptional regulator has translation MTNTFLLENIDEKGLLSAAEQEEFCGYFHQKSIEKKAFLLEQGKVCKFEGFVLEGCFRVFTINKKGNENTLYFAAKNWWLMDIDSFMNHNPSDLNMQALEDSKVLLISQTDKSKLYRSVPLAEKLFRIMFQKSIVAWQRRLVRNHSLTAKERYVHFMDHYPEIAAKLTDRQTSSYLGITHEFLSKIKKQF, from the coding sequence ATGACAAATACCTTTCTACTGGAAAATATAGATGAAAAAGGTCTGCTTTCCGCCGCGGAGCAGGAGGAATTCTGTGGTTACTTTCACCAAAAATCCATAGAAAAAAAGGCTTTTCTATTAGAGCAAGGAAAGGTCTGCAAATTTGAAGGATTTGTATTGGAAGGCTGTTTTAGGGTCTTTACAATAAACAAAAAAGGAAACGAAAACACATTGTACTTTGCCGCTAAAAATTGGTGGTTGATGGACATAGACAGTTTTATGAACCATAACCCATCTGACTTGAACATGCAGGCATTGGAAGACAGTAAGGTGCTTCTTATTTCCCAAACGGATAAATCAAAGCTTTACCGTTCCGTTCCGCTGGCAGAGAAACTGTTCCGTATCATGTTTCAAAAATCTATTGTGGCATGGCAACGCAGGCTGGTCAGAAACCATAGTTTAACGGCAAAAGAGCGGTATGTCCACTTTATGGACCATTACCCGGAAATCGCCGCTAAACTAACGGATAGGCAAACCTCTAGCTACCTAGGTATCACGCACGAGTTTTTAAGTAAGATCAAAAAGCAGTTCTAA
- a CDS encoding alpha-ketoglutarate decarboxylase, with protein sequence MKLLGIQLALVIGALFFSINTSAQVTEVAVQDSMAVVNKRLRFGCGFGLSFVGGTNIALSPNLMYSLSNKVSLGLGLQGSYTSIKDLQKTTTFGGNIISQYQPIEKLMLLLEFAQLKVNTTTEAVTGDIETDYWDSALFIGAGLNITKNIAIGAKYNVLYDKDESVYTSPILPFVNIAF encoded by the coding sequence ATGAAACTACTTGGTATTCAGCTTGCACTGGTAATCGGAGCATTATTTTTTTCAATAAACACATCAGCACAGGTTACAGAAGTTGCTGTGCAGGATAGTATGGCCGTTGTTAACAAACGCTTAAGATTTGGCTGTGGTTTTGGGCTAAGTTTTGTTGGCGGGACAAACATAGCTCTATCTCCAAATTTAATGTATAGCCTTAGTAATAAAGTTAGTCTTGGTTTAGGACTTCAAGGAAGTTATACCTCCATCAAAGATTTACAGAAAACTACAACTTTTGGCGGTAATATAATAAGTCAATATCAACCAATTGAGAAACTAATGCTATTGTTAGAGTTTGCGCAACTTAAGGTAAATACAACAACGGAGGCGGTTACTGGGGATATTGAAACCGACTATTGGGACTCAGCATTATTTATTGGAGCAGGTTTAAACATTACCAAGAACATTGCAATTGGGGCAAAGTATAATGTTTTATATGATAAGGATGAAAGTGTTTATACAAGTCCTATACTTCCTTTTGTGAACATTGCTTTTTAA
- a CDS encoding VOC family protein, with product MTTVNTYLYFNGDCEQAFNFYKSVFKKEFQFIGRYKDVPEAARQNFSNCKDDHIMHVRLPISNETTLMGADIIDTTNTDNNSAKYFSLYVSTESKEEADRLFRSLSEHGKIKLPMAEQFWGSYYGICLDQFGVNWKISFS from the coding sequence ATGACAACAGTAAACACCTATTTGTATTTTAACGGGGATTGCGAACAAGCATTCAACTTTTACAAATCTGTTTTTAAAAAGGAATTTCAATTTATAGGGCGCTATAAAGACGTTCCCGAAGCAGCTAGACAGAATTTCTCAAACTGTAAAGATGACCATATTATGCACGTTAGGCTACCCATTAGCAACGAAACAACCCTAATGGGGGCGGATATAATAGACACTACAAATACGGACAATAATTCGGCAAAATACTTCTCGCTCTATGTGAGTACGGAGAGCAAAGAAGAAGCGGACAGACTGTTCCGGTCACTCTCTGAACATGGCAAAATAAAACTACCAATGGCCGAGCAATTTTGGGGTTCCTATTATGGCATTTGCTTAGATCAATTTGGCGTAAACTGGAAAATCAGTTTTAGTTAA
- a CDS encoding Dabb family protein, with the protein MNSIKISIAFFALLLSPICWSQNTDDLMPYLQDFKSVSANNIVTVTSYEKDGNHYAYAGGFGGIDIFSLDKAGKLTPIGTQALYKEEGPARGMVADNINGTDFLFVANKHGNAIETFKILDDGLLEQVSLTMDTDETHLGIAITLQVVHMKQGSYLFVGGLEETPGLSSFKIENDGKLSHVQSVKDDEEIYTDGIIGMFIHKIKGKTFLYTGGFQDNGVSSFRVYDNGTFKNINNIGDNTTDRYLTGAYPVTGVQLGDNYYVVVGHRHHKYYERNGFIKRTDFTYHGDGVSVFKINRKGALVPHFVLKDDESTKLQGQTRIEIVSVKNNEAVLAVGTRDDASIQLIKLDINGTLTPLNYLETGFSIYYGLRSHQIDDTSFLIAGSNRFDLKKVATYKVAPKIDRGKKVLRHIVNLKYKDEATEAQVDEAVKAFENLKNEIPEIKHLEWGVNDSKEGASKGLTHTFTLTFNDDHGREIYLFHEAHIALVNKIGPIIGDVLVMDYWTTIE; encoded by the coding sequence ATGAATAGTATAAAAATATCCATTGCTTTCTTCGCATTGCTTCTATCACCCATCTGTTGGTCGCAGAATACGGATGACTTAATGCCGTATCTGCAGGACTTTAAAAGTGTTTCCGCCAATAATATCGTAACGGTTACCAGTTATGAAAAAGATGGAAATCATTATGCATATGCCGGTGGATTTGGAGGTATAGATATATTTAGTTTAGACAAAGCAGGTAAGTTAACGCCAATAGGTACGCAAGCGCTTTATAAAGAAGAAGGGCCAGCTAGGGGAATGGTGGCCGATAATATAAACGGAACGGATTTTCTATTCGTAGCGAACAAGCACGGCAATGCCATTGAAACTTTTAAGATCTTGGATGATGGATTGCTGGAACAGGTTTCCTTGACCATGGATACCGATGAAACCCATCTTGGTATTGCCATAACCCTTCAGGTGGTTCATATGAAACAAGGCTCTTATCTGTTTGTGGGCGGCTTGGAAGAAACTCCAGGTCTCAGCAGTTTTAAGATAGAGAATGATGGAAAACTTTCCCATGTACAATCCGTGAAAGATGATGAAGAAATTTATACCGATGGTATCATTGGCATGTTCATTCATAAAATAAAAGGAAAAACATTTTTATATACCGGAGGGTTTCAAGACAATGGTGTAAGTAGTTTTAGAGTGTATGACAATGGCACCTTTAAAAACATTAATAACATAGGTGATAATACTACGGATAGATATTTAACCGGGGCGTATCCCGTAACCGGAGTACAATTAGGAGATAATTATTATGTGGTGGTCGGTCACAGGCACCATAAATATTACGAGAGAAATGGATTCATTAAACGAACCGACTTTACCTATCACGGTGATGGTGTAAGTGTTTTTAAAATAAACCGAAAAGGAGCATTGGTACCACATTTTGTTTTAAAGGATGATGAAAGCACGAAATTGCAAGGACAGACAAGAATTGAAATTGTTTCGGTAAAAAACAATGAAGCTGTACTGGCAGTTGGCACAAGAGACGATGCCAGTATTCAACTTATTAAATTAGACATAAACGGAACGCTCACTCCATTAAATTATCTAGAAACCGGTTTTTCTATTTATTACGGATTACGATCTCATCAAATAGACGATACCAGCTTCTTGATAGCAGGTTCTAACAGGTTTGATCTAAAAAAAGTGGCCACTTACAAGGTTGCCCCAAAAATTGATAGAGGCAAAAAAGTATTAAGACATATCGTAAACCTAAAATATAAAGACGAGGCAACCGAGGCTCAAGTTGACGAAGCGGTTAAAGCTTTTGAAAATCTAAAAAATGAGATTCCTGAAATCAAACATTTAGAATGGGGTGTTAACGACAGTAAGGAAGGCGCAAGCAAAGGGTTGACCCATACGTTTACCCTTACCTTTAATGATGACCATGGCAGGGAAATTTATTTATTTCACGAAGCACATATTGCCTTGGTTAACAAAATTGGTCCGATAATAGGCGATGTTCTGGTAATGGACTACTGGACAACTATTGAATAA
- a CDS encoding alpha/beta fold hydrolase yields MKKLNVLYLFALATTTSFQAQQNTIEHKESTIKKDNTMNAVQYKKLDVNGIKIAYREAGTDTNPTLVLLHGFPSSSHQYRKVLNQLSNDYHLIAPDYPGFGNSDFPSAENYVYTFDNIATTIDAFLEKKGIASYALMIQDYGAPVGFRIATAHPERVTAIINQNGNAYEEGLGDAWESTRNLWANRNEKTENAMLHAFSLEGLEWQYTHGTRNPENVNPDTWHLDYLRLSRPNAHAVNIDLFYDYQNNLKLYPKWQHYLRENQPPLLIVWGKNDAFFPESGAEAFKKDVKNIDYNIYDTGHFALEEDGDKIIGKIRDFLSKIDL; encoded by the coding sequence TATACCTATTTGCCTTGGCAACAACAACTTCCTTTCAAGCGCAACAAAACACCATAGAACATAAAGAATCCACAATTAAAAAAGACAATACAATGAACGCAGTACAATACAAGAAACTAGACGTTAATGGTATAAAAATTGCCTACAGAGAAGCGGGAACGGACACTAACCCTACCCTAGTGCTCCTACACGGTTTTCCGTCTTCATCGCACCAGTACAGAAAAGTATTGAATCAGCTCTCCAACGATTATCATTTAATAGCTCCGGACTATCCCGGTTTTGGAAACAGCGATTTTCCATCGGCGGAGAACTATGTATACACTTTTGACAATATTGCCACAACCATAGATGCATTCCTAGAAAAGAAAGGTATTGCAAGCTATGCCCTAATGATACAAGACTACGGCGCACCAGTTGGTTTTAGAATTGCCACCGCACACCCGGAAAGGGTTACCGCAATAATAAACCAAAATGGAAATGCATACGAAGAGGGATTAGGGGATGCCTGGGAAAGCACAAGAAACCTTTGGGCCAATAGAAATGAAAAGACTGAAAATGCCATGTTGCATGCCTTTTCCCTTGAAGGTTTGGAATGGCAATATACCCATGGCACCAGAAACCCTGAAAATGTAAATCCTGACACTTGGCATTTAGATTATTTGCGTTTATCTAGACCCAATGCTCATGCCGTTAATATAGACTTGTTCTATGATTATCAAAACAACTTAAAACTCTATCCAAAATGGCAACACTATTTAAGGGAAAATCAACCTCCATTATTAATTGTTTGGGGTAAGAACGATGCCTTTTTTCCTGAAAGTGGCGCGGAAGCCTTTAAAAAAGATGTAAAGAACATAGATTACAATATTTATGACACGGGCCATTTTGCATTAGAAGAAGACGGAGACAAAATCATAGGAAAAATTAGAGACTTTCTCTCCAAAATTGATCTATAA
- a CDS encoding DUF2945 domain-containing protein, translating into MIRKGTEVKWKWGSGSATGTVENTYNKKITRKIEGNEITRKGSKDNKALLIKQEDGSEVLKLESEVERAD; encoded by the coding sequence ATGATTAGAAAAGGAACAGAAGTAAAATGGAAATGGGGCTCAGGCAGCGCTACAGGAACAGTAGAGAACACCTACAACAAGAAAATAACCCGGAAAATTGAAGGGAATGAAATTACACGCAAAGGTTCAAAAGATAACAAAGCCCTATTAATTAAGCAAGAGGATGGCAGTGAAGTATTGAAACTGGAGAGCGAAGTAGAGCGAGCGGATTAA
- a CDS encoding chloramphenicol acetyltransferase, whose translation MRKEIDIETWYRKDHFEFFSKFDEPFYGITAKVDCTETYHTAKEKGHSFFLSYLHKALVAVNKTVEFRYRIVDGKLYEYETVNASPTINRENGTFGFSHLTYRENFEDFLALALPAIEKVRNSNRLMPDESGENVIHCSAIPWIDFTSISHARHYARPDSCPKIAFGKMTAEGDRLFMPVSVHVHHALVDGYHVGQFMERLKKLM comes from the coding sequence ATGCGTAAAGAAATAGATATTGAGACGTGGTACAGAAAAGACCACTTTGAATTCTTTTCAAAATTTGACGAACCTTTTTACGGTATTACCGCTAAAGTAGACTGTACGGAAACCTATCATACGGCAAAAGAAAAAGGTCATTCTTTCTTTTTGTCCTACTTGCACAAAGCTTTGGTAGCGGTTAACAAAACCGTAGAGTTCAGATACCGAATTGTTGATGGAAAATTATATGAATACGAGACAGTTAATGCCTCACCTACTATTAATAGGGAAAATGGAACTTTTGGATTTTCTCATTTAACGTACCGTGAAAACTTTGAAGACTTCCTAGCTTTGGCCCTTCCTGCGATAGAAAAAGTACGGAATTCAAACCGACTCATGCCCGATGAATCCGGTGAAAATGTGATACACTGCTCCGCTATTCCGTGGATTGATTTTACTTCAATTTCACATGCCAGGCATTATGCTCGCCCAGATAGCTGTCCAAAAATCGCCTTTGGAAAAATGACCGCTGAAGGTGATCGGTTATTTATGCCCGTTTCAGTTCATGTGCACCATGCACTTGTAGATGGCTATCATGTAGGACAGTTTATGGAAAGGCTTAAAAAACTGATGTAA
- a CDS encoding GlcG/HbpS family heme-binding protein: protein MGLSMAHAQITNDITHDEAFKVLLAAKKNAEASEVLANIAVVDAGANLKAFIRMDESFLGSIDVAIKKAKTARYFNIDTGELGELTQPGGIIYNIEHSNDGLITFPGGIPIKNKEGKIIGAIGVSGGTIEQDRAIAIDGATAIIE, encoded by the coding sequence ATGGGGCTGTCTATGGCACATGCACAAATTACCAATGACATAACCCATGACGAGGCTTTTAAAGTCCTTCTGGCCGCTAAGAAAAATGCCGAAGCTTCAGAGGTGTTGGCAAATATCGCTGTCGTTGATGCAGGTGCCAACCTAAAAGCTTTTATCCGTATGGACGAATCCTTTTTAGGAAGTATTGATGTAGCCATCAAGAAAGCCAAAACGGCAAGGTATTTTAATATCGATACCGGAGAGCTGGGAGAATTAACACAACCTGGCGGTATAATTTATAACATTGAACATTCTAATGATGGTTTAATAACTTTCCCTGGGGGAATTCCCATCAAAAATAAAGAAGGTAAAATTATAGGAGCCATTGGTGTAAGCGGGGGAACTATAGAACAAGACCGCGCCATTGCCATTGACGGAGCAACTGCTATTATAGAATAG
- the hxlA gene encoding 3-hexulose-6-phosphate synthase, translating to MAKLQVAIDLLIIEDAIALATKVAPYIDIIELGTPLIKSEGLAGIRKMKDAFPDKLVLADFKTADAGELEANMAFGAGADYITVLGATGDSTIAGAVKAAKEHGKGVVVDTIGVKDRVKRAQEAIALGAEFVELHAGLDEQAEEGYSVQVLIDEAARAGVPVSIAGGVNQGSIDAVRNSGAIIAVAGAAIYGAEDPAEAAKELRGLAIA from the coding sequence ATGGCAAAGTTACAAGTAGCGATCGATTTATTGATTATAGAGGATGCAATTGCATTAGCAACAAAAGTGGCTCCTTATATTGATATTATTGAATTAGGTACCCCACTTATTAAAAGTGAAGGGTTGGCAGGAATTAGAAAGATGAAAGATGCTTTTCCTGATAAATTGGTTCTAGCCGATTTTAAAACTGCAGATGCAGGTGAGTTGGAAGCAAATATGGCTTTTGGTGCAGGAGCGGATTATATTACCGTTTTAGGTGCAACTGGGGATTCTACCATAGCAGGAGCGGTAAAAGCTGCAAAAGAGCACGGTAAAGGTGTTGTTGTAGATACTATTGGTGTTAAGGACAGAGTTAAACGTGCTCAGGAAGCTATTGCATTAGGTGCGGAGTTTGTTGAACTACATGCAGGTCTGGATGAGCAAGCGGAAGAAGGATACTCCGTTCAAGTTTTGATAGACGAAGCAGCAAGAGCTGGTGTACCTGTATCTATTGCAGGTGGAGTAAACCAAGGTAGTATAGATGCGGTAAGAAACTCAGGAGCAATAATAGCAGTTGCGGGAGCAGCTATATACGGAGCAGAAGACCCTGCAGAAGCAGCTAAGGAATTAAGAGGATTGGCCATAGCGTAA
- a CDS encoding CBS domain-containing protein encodes MGIKSFQGPRAKVDVKKEYNAPILVSDYMTKKLVTFTPDQSILEVMEQFAKYSISGGPVMDDNGFLVGIISEADCMKQISESRYFNQPILDKSVEKFMTKEVETIPHDISIFDAAGIFDKHNRRRLPVMKDGILVGQISRKDIVIAALKLTGHSW; translated from the coding sequence ATGGGAATAAAGAGTTTTCAAGGCCCAAGGGCAAAAGTAGATGTTAAGAAAGAATACAATGCGCCCATATTGGTGTCTGACTATATGACCAAAAAACTGGTGACTTTTACTCCGGACCAGTCTATTCTGGAGGTCATGGAGCAGTTTGCCAAATACAGTATTTCGGGTGGCCCCGTCATGGATGACAACGGTTTTTTAGTAGGTATTATCTCTGAGGCCGATTGTATGAAACAGATTTCTGAAAGTCGATATTTTAACCAACCTATACTTGATAAAAGTGTAGAGAAATTTATGACTAAAGAAGTTGAGACCATTCCCCATGATATCTCAATTTTTGACGCTGCAGGTATCTTTGACAAACACAATAGAAGAAGGTTGCCTGTTATGAAAGACGGTATTCTAGTGGGCCAAATAAGCCGAAAAGACATTGTTATTGCCGCTCTAAAATTGACGGGCCATAGTTGGTAA
- a CDS encoding 3-ketoacyl-ACP reductase, with protein sequence MKDLKNKKAIITGGGKGLGKATAIAFAKEGIDIAITGRTESILKETVAELEAFGVKAIYSVFDVGNYEEVKSSIKNIISTLGTVDILVNNAGVAAIGSFNEMEVSVWTQIIQTNVLGMYHVTKEVLPHLIAKNEGDIVNISSTAGLNGNANVSAYSASKFAVIGMSESLMKEVRKNNIRVNTLTPSTIESEMTIELGMLTKGSENVLQPEDFAELIIAGLKLPRRAMLKSAALWSTNP encoded by the coding sequence ATGAAAGATCTTAAGAATAAAAAGGCCATTATAACCGGAGGTGGCAAAGGGTTGGGAAAAGCAACCGCCATAGCATTTGCTAAAGAGGGAATTGATATTGCCATTACCGGAAGAACAGAAAGTATTTTAAAAGAAACTGTTGCCGAATTAGAAGCCTTTGGTGTCAAAGCAATATATTCGGTATTTGATGTTGGTAACTATGAAGAGGTAAAAAGCAGTATAAAGAATATAATTTCAACTTTAGGCACTGTTGATATTTTAGTAAATAATGCCGGGGTAGCAGCCATTGGTTCGTTTAATGAAATGGAAGTTAGTGTTTGGACTCAAATTATACAGACCAATGTCTTGGGTATGTACCATGTAACCAAAGAAGTTTTACCTCATCTCATCGCTAAGAACGAAGGGGACATTGTGAATATTTCCTCTACCGCAGGGCTAAACGGAAATGCGAATGTATCTGCTTATTCGGCATCAAAATTTGCTGTTATTGGCATGTCCGAATCTTTGATGAAAGAAGTTCGTAAAAACAATATTAGGGTAAATACATTAACACCAAGTACCATAGAGTCTGAGATGACCATAGAGTTGGGCATGCTAACCAAAGGTTCAGAAAATGTATTACAACCTGAGGATTTTGCGGAATTAATTATTGCAGGCCTAAAATTACCAAGAAGAGCCATGCTAAAAAGTGCTGCGTTATGGTCAACAAACCCATAG
- a CDS encoding pentapeptide repeat-containing protein — protein sequence MDKPFITDQTFSSQDFTGNNLAKGDYENCIFEGCNFSDGYLDNQNFMECEFIDCNLSNANIRHTTFKEVTFSHCKMMGLKFEDCNTFLIDFSFHNCNLDYSSFYGLTLLKQQFVSCKMVETDFTEAVLKNATFDDCDLQGAIFSRTNLEKADLRTALNFTIDPEQNKVTKARFSKNGVIGLLKKYNLSIEA from the coding sequence ATGGACAAACCTTTTATCACGGACCAAACCTTCTCTTCCCAAGACTTTACAGGAAACAACCTGGCTAAAGGAGATTATGAGAACTGCATTTTTGAGGGATGTAATTTTTCTGATGGTTATTTGGACAACCAAAATTTTATGGAGTGTGAGTTTATAGATTGTAATCTCAGCAACGCAAATATTAGACATACTACATTTAAAGAAGTAACCTTCTCTCACTGCAAAATGATGGGTCTAAAATTTGAAGACTGTAATACCTTTTTAATCGACTTTAGTTTTCACAATTGTAATCTAGATTATTCCTCTTTTTATGGTTTGACCTTACTGAAACAACAGTTCGTTTCTTGCAAAATGGTTGAAACGGATTTCACGGAAGCTGTTCTTAAAAATGCCACTTTTGACGACTGTGATTTGCAAGGCGCTATTTTTAGCCGAACGAACCTAGAAAAAGCCGATTTACGAACCGCCCTTAACTTCACTATAGACCCGGAGCAAAATAAAGTTACAAAAGCACGATTTTCAAAAAACGGTGTCATCGGCCTACTAAAGAAATACAACCTTTCTATTGAAGCCTAA
- the hxlB gene encoding 6-phospho-3-hexuloisomerase gives MKNILENRNRKLVESAMNTIVNEHIKLVGAIHYDELAALVPTIENAEHIFIMGAGRTGLMMKAAGMRLMHLGFNVHVVGEITAPAIKEGDVLIVGSGSGTTSGIVRAAETAKTVGAGIICFTTNKESRLALLAEHTVVIPAAQKQERDETVSKQYAGSLFEQSLLLMFDALIQTLWELDGSTASELWKRHANME, from the coding sequence ATGAAAAATATACTTGAAAATAGGAACAGAAAATTGGTTGAAAGTGCTATGAATACCATAGTAAATGAGCATATAAAGCTTGTTGGTGCCATTCATTATGATGAATTGGCGGCTTTAGTTCCAACCATAGAAAATGCAGAGCATATTTTTATAATGGGAGCGGGGCGCACCGGACTAATGATGAAAGCGGCAGGAATGCGCTTAATGCATTTGGGATTTAATGTTCATGTTGTAGGAGAAATCACTGCGCCGGCCATAAAAGAAGGCGATGTCCTTATAGTGGGATCCGGATCTGGAACTACAAGCGGAATTGTACGGGCAGCTGAAACCGCAAAAACGGTAGGAGCAGGTATCATATGCTTTACCACCAATAAGGAATCTAGATTGGCTTTATTGGCAGAGCATACAGTGGTTATACCTGCTGCACAAAAACAGGAGCGAGATGAGACTGTTTCCAAACAATACGCTGGGAGTCTTTTTGAGCAATCACTGTTGTTAATGTTTGATGCTTTAATACAAACGCTTTGGGAATTAGATGGTAGTACGGCTTCAGAGCTATGGAAGCGTCATGCCAACATGGAATAA
- a CDS encoding DUF6265 family protein: protein MKYFLYTFFLVSLHINAQNTTTLPEGSNSPSATLADISWMQGNWSGEAFGGKTEEFWGAPSGGSMLFSFKLISDGKVSFYELGHIRELDETLVYELKHFHGDLKGWEEKDEVQQFKLVKVDGNRVYFEGFTFEKVSGNEINIYAQIGNEDGSSEEVTFNFKK, encoded by the coding sequence ATGAAATACTTCCTTTATACCTTTTTTCTGGTCTCGCTACATATTAACGCTCAGAACACTACTACCCTACCCGAAGGCTCAAACTCTCCAAGCGCAACTCTAGCGGACATTTCTTGGATGCAAGGCAACTGGTCCGGTGAAGCTTTTGGAGGTAAAACCGAAGAGTTTTGGGGAGCCCCATCAGGTGGATCTATGCTTTTTTCCTTTAAACTAATATCAGATGGGAAAGTCTCTTTTTATGAACTTGGACACATTCGTGAGCTTGATGAAACCTTGGTATATGAACTCAAACATTTTCATGGGGATTTAAAAGGATGGGAAGAAAAAGATGAGGTACAACAGTTTAAATTGGTTAAAGTAGATGGTAACCGTGTCTATTTTGAAGGTTTTACTTTTGAAAAAGTGAGTGGCAACGAAATTAATATTTACGCTCAAATAGGTAACGAAGATGGTTCCTCCGAAGAGGTGACTTTCAACTTTAAAAAGTAA